A window from Fibrobacter sp. UWB11 encodes these proteins:
- a CDS encoding type B 50S ribosomal protein L31, with protein MKEGIHPNYQPVVFVDANTGKEYITRSTKSSAEKKTIDGVEYSVISLEITADTHPFWTGKQHRVDTAGRIDSFNKRYGGGANITSAKRKTRKAVPVKTEEEA; from the coding sequence ATGAAAGAAGGTATCCACCCTAATTATCAACCGGTCGTGTTCGTCGATGCGAATACGGGTAAAGAATACATCACCCGCTCCACGAAGTCTTCTGCCGAAAAGAAGACTATCGATGGTGTTGAATATAGCGTAATTTCCTTGGAAATTACGGCTGATACCCATCCGTTCTGGACGGGCAAGCAGCATCGCGTGGATACGGCTGGCCGTATCGACAGCTTCAACAAGCGCTATGGCGGCGGTGCTAACATCACCTCTGCAAAGCGTAAGACTCGCAAGGCTGTTCCGGTCAAGACTGAAGAAGAAGCTTAA
- a CDS encoding TIGR04133 family radical SAM/SPASM protein, protein MQLSLKKKLALEAYRLYRHNEIKAHPLTYFFWECTLRCNLHCLHCGSDCVKDAIPDMPREDFMAVLDKLAPHIDPKHFIVVITGGEPLMRPDLEECGQEIKKRGYPWGMVTNGLAMTPERYTKLLNAGLRSLTISLDGLEASHNHFRGDPHSFERALRAIDMAAHTEGLTFDVMTCVNRENLKELPKILDMLLKIGVKRWRVATVFPKGRAKDNPLFQLTNQEFRQVFDFIREVKKLNVISVNYGCEGFLGSYEKDARNYPFFCRAGVNVSSVLCDGSISACPSLRGDYIQGNIYKDDIWDVWQNRYQVMRDRSWAKIGDCKTCKYWRYCEGSSLHLRDEKTKELAYCHVARLEAAGA, encoded by the coding sequence ATGCAACTCTCTCTTAAAAAGAAACTCGCTCTCGAAGCTTATCGCCTTTATCGTCACAACGAAATCAAGGCTCACCCGCTCACGTACTTTTTCTGGGAATGTACGCTCCGCTGCAATTTGCATTGTTTGCACTGCGGTAGCGACTGCGTCAAGGACGCCATCCCCGACATGCCCCGCGAAGATTTTATGGCTGTGCTCGACAAGCTCGCCCCACACATCGATCCGAAACACTTTATCGTGGTGATTACCGGCGGCGAACCCTTGATGCGTCCGGACCTCGAAGAATGTGGTCAAGAAATCAAGAAGCGCGGCTACCCCTGGGGCATGGTCACGAACGGTCTTGCAATGACTCCGGAACGCTACACCAAGCTCTTGAACGCAGGTCTCCGCTCGCTCACCATCAGCCTTGACGGTCTCGAAGCAAGCCACAACCATTTCCGTGGCGATCCGCATAGCTTTGAGCGAGCGCTGCGTGCCATAGACATGGCCGCCCACACCGAAGGCCTCACCTTCGATGTGATGACCTGTGTGAACCGCGAAAACCTCAAGGAACTCCCGAAAATCTTGGACATGCTTTTGAAAATCGGTGTGAAGCGCTGGCGCGTGGCAACGGTGTTCCCGAAAGGCCGCGCCAAGGACAATCCACTGTTCCAGCTCACGAATCAGGAATTCCGCCAGGTGTTCGACTTTATCCGCGAAGTGAAAAAACTGAACGTCATCAGCGTGAACTACGGCTGCGAAGGCTTCCTCGGCAGTTACGAGAAAGACGCCCGCAACTACCCGTTCTTCTGCCGCGCCGGCGTAAACGTCTCTTCCGTGCTCTGCGACGGAAGTATCTCGGCTTGCCCGAGCTTGCGCGGCGACTACATCCAAGGCAACATCTACAAGGATGATATTTGGGACGTATGGCAGAACCGCTACCAAGTGATGCGCGACCGCAGTTGGGCTAAAATTGGCGATTGCAAGACCTGCAAATACTGGCGCTACTGCGAAGGTTCCAGCCTGCATCTCCGTGACGAAAAAACGAAAGAGTTGGCTTACTGTCATGTAGCGAGACTTGAAGCCGCTGGTGCGTGA